Proteins encoded together in one Sinorhizobium meliloti window:
- a CDS encoding site-specific DNA-methyltransferase has translation MSSVVSLAEISRAARPLNWLDSIIKGDCVAALNALPDHSVDVVFADPPYNLQLGGTLHRPDQSLVDAVDDDWDQFASFEAYDAFTRAWLLACRRVLKPTGTLWVIGSYHNIFRVGAILQDLHFWVLNDIIWRKTNPMPNFKGRRFQNAHETLIWATPNAKAKGYTFNYEAMKAANDDVQMRSDWLFPICSGSERLKGDDGKKVHPTQKPEALLARILMASTKPGDVVLDPFFGSGTTGAVAKRLGRHFVGIEREQDYIDAAAERIAAVEPLGKATLSVMTGKKAEPRVAFNTLVESGLIKPGTVLTDAKRRYSAIVRADGTLASGGEAGSIHRLGAKVQGLDACNGWTFWHFEEGSALKPIDELRSVIRNDLAKLN, from the coding sequence ATGTCATCAGTTGTTTCGCTTGCCGAAATCTCCCGTGCCGCCCGTCCGCTGAACTGGCTGGACAGCATCATCAAGGGAGATTGCGTGGCCGCGCTGAACGCGCTTCCCGATCATTCGGTCGATGTCGTCTTCGCCGACCCGCCCTATAATCTTCAGCTCGGCGGCACGTTGCACCGGCCCGATCAGTCGCTGGTCGATGCAGTGGACGACGATTGGGACCAGTTTGCCTCCTTCGAAGCCTATGACGCTTTCACCCGGGCCTGGCTGCTTGCCTGCCGGCGTGTCCTGAAGCCCACCGGCACGCTCTGGGTCATCGGTTCCTACCACAATATCTTCCGGGTCGGCGCGATCCTTCAGGACCTGCACTTCTGGGTCTTGAACGATATCATCTGGCGCAAGACCAATCCGATGCCGAACTTCAAGGGCCGCCGCTTCCAGAACGCACATGAAACGCTGATCTGGGCGACGCCGAACGCCAAAGCCAAGGGCTATACCTTCAACTACGAAGCGATGAAGGCGGCGAACGACGACGTTCAGATGCGCTCCGACTGGCTGTTCCCCATCTGCTCCGGTTCCGAGCGGCTGAAGGGAGACGACGGTAAGAAGGTACACCCGACACAAAAGCCGGAAGCGCTGCTTGCCCGCATTCTGATGGCCTCGACCAAGCCCGGCGACGTCGTGCTCGACCCGTTCTTCGGCTCCGGCACCACCGGGGCGGTCGCCAAGCGCCTCGGCCGGCACTTCGTCGGCATCGAGCGCGAGCAGGACTATATCGACGCCGCCGCCGAACGTATCGCGGCCGTGGAGCCGCTCGGCAAGGCCACGCTCTCGGTCATGACCGGCAAGAAGGCGGAGCCGCGCGTCGCCTTCAACACTCTGGTGGAAAGCGGGTTGATCAAGCCCGGCACGGTTCTGACGGATGCGAAGCGCCGCTACAGCGCGATCGTTCGCGCCGACGGCACGCTTGCGTCCGGCGGCGAGGCCGGATCCATTCATCGCCTCGGCGCGAAAGTGCAGGGCCTCGATGCCTGCAACGGCTGGACCTTCTGGCACTTCGAGGAGGGAAGCGCGTTGAAACCGATCGACGAGCTCAGATCCGTCATTCGAAACGACCTGGCAAAACTGAACTGA
- a CDS encoding ABC transporter substrate-binding protein, whose amino-acid sequence MRLSRLTGMALAASVAFAPLAHADITIGVITPLTGPVAAFGEQVKNGAEAAIEAINSAGGVNGEKLVVKIVDDAGEPKQAVSVANQLAGEGIKYVVGPVLSGTSMPASDVLAENGILMVTPTATTPDLTTRGLWNVLRTCGRDDQQAVVAADYVVKNFKDKRVAVLHDKGAYGKGLADGFKAAINAGGITEVVYEGLTPGEKDFGAIVTRLKSENVDVVYFGGYHAEGGLLARQMHDQGVKAQLLGGDGLSNTEFWAIGGEAASGTVYTNASDATRNPAAAPVIEALKAKNIPAEAFTLNAYAAVQVLKAGIEKAGSPDDATAVATAIKSGDAIDTVIGKLTYGESGDLTSPSFSLYKWEGGQSVAVE is encoded by the coding sequence ATGCGTCTTTCACGATTGACCGGAATGGCCCTGGCGGCCAGCGTCGCGTTTGCGCCGCTCGCCCATGCTGACATCACCATCGGAGTCATCACGCCGCTCACCGGTCCCGTTGCGGCCTTCGGCGAGCAGGTCAAGAACGGCGCCGAAGCGGCGATCGAAGCGATCAACAGCGCCGGCGGCGTCAATGGCGAGAAACTTGTCGTCAAGATCGTCGACGACGCGGGCGAACCCAAGCAGGCCGTCTCGGTCGCCAACCAGCTGGCGGGCGAAGGCATAAAATACGTGGTCGGACCGGTGCTTTCCGGCACCTCGATGCCGGCATCCGACGTGCTGGCGGAAAACGGTATCCTGATGGTCACGCCGACGGCAACGACCCCGGACCTGACCACCCGCGGCCTGTGGAACGTTCTGCGCACCTGCGGACGCGATGATCAGCAGGCCGTGGTCGCCGCCGACTACGTCGTCAAGAACTTCAAGGACAAGCGCGTGGCGGTCCTTCACGACAAGGGAGCCTATGGCAAGGGTCTTGCCGACGGCTTCAAGGCTGCGATCAACGCAGGCGGCATCACCGAGGTGGTCTATGAGGGCCTGACGCCCGGCGAGAAGGACTTCGGGGCGATCGTCACCCGCCTCAAGTCCGAGAACGTCGACGTCGTTTATTTCGGCGGCTATCACGCGGAGGGCGGGCTGCTCGCTCGCCAGATGCATGACCAGGGCGTGAAGGCGCAGCTCCTCGGCGGCGACGGTCTTTCCAACACCGAGTTCTGGGCAATCGGTGGCGAAGCCGCATCGGGCACCGTCTACACCAATGCCAGCGACGCCACCCGCAACCCGGCCGCCGCACCGGTGATCGAGGCCCTCAAGGCCAAGAACATCCCCGCGGAAGCCTTCACGCTCAACGCCTATGCCGCCGTGCAGGTTCTCAAGGCGGGCATCGAGAAGGCGGGCTCGCCCGACGACGCGACTGCCGTTGCCACCGCCATCAAATCCGGCGACGCGATCGACACGGTCATCGGCAAGCTGACCTACGGCGAAAGCGGCGACCTCACCTCGCCAAGCTTCTCGCTTTACAAGTGGGAAGGCGGCCAGAGCGTCGCGGTCGAGTAA
- a CDS encoding M16 family metallopeptidase, which translates to MMKVECTRLPSGLTVVTERMPHLESVALGVWIKSGSRNETVNEHGIAHLLEHMAFKGTRRRSARQIAEEIENVGGEVNAATSTETTSYYARVLKDHLPLAVDILADILTESTFEADELRREKQVILQEIGAADDTPDDVVFDRFAETAYRGQTVGRPILGTPETVMSFSADQIRQYLGRNYTTDRTFIVAAGAVDHDTIVRQVEERFASLPAEPVCAPVIETARYTGGDSRESRDLMDAQVLLGFEGKAYHARDFYCSQILANILGGGMSSRLFQEVREHRGLCYSVYAFHWGFSDTGIFGVHAATGGENLPELMPVIVDELRKSSLSIDQQEIERARAQIRAQLLMGQESPAARAGQIARQMMLYGRPIPNEELMERLSGITIERLTDLAGRLFFDTVPTLSAIGPLGQLAPLNDILSSLTAKADAIHAAAS; encoded by the coding sequence ATGATGAAAGTTGAGTGCACCCGGCTCCCTTCCGGGCTGACGGTGGTTACCGAGCGAATGCCGCATCTGGAAAGCGTGGCGCTCGGAGTCTGGATCAAGTCCGGTTCGCGCAACGAAACCGTGAATGAACACGGAATTGCGCATCTCCTGGAGCACATGGCTTTCAAGGGCACGAGGCGGCGCAGCGCCCGCCAGATCGCCGAGGAAATCGAGAATGTGGGCGGCGAGGTCAACGCCGCCACCTCGACCGAAACGACTTCCTACTATGCCCGCGTGCTCAAGGACCATCTGCCGCTGGCGGTCGATATCCTCGCCGACATTCTGACGGAATCGACCTTCGAGGCGGACGAGCTCCGTCGCGAGAAGCAGGTCATCCTGCAGGAGATCGGCGCGGCGGACGACACGCCGGACGACGTCGTCTTCGATCGCTTCGCCGAGACCGCCTATCGCGGCCAGACGGTCGGCAGGCCGATCCTCGGCACGCCGGAAACGGTGATGTCCTTCAGCGCGGATCAGATCCGCCAGTATCTCGGCCGCAACTATACGACCGACCGCACCTTCATCGTTGCCGCCGGCGCCGTCGATCACGACACCATAGTGCGCCAGGTGGAGGAGCGTTTCGCCTCCCTGCCCGCCGAACCCGTTTGCGCTCCCGTCATCGAGACCGCGCGCTACACCGGCGGCGACAGCCGCGAGAGCCGCGACCTGATGGACGCGCAGGTTCTGCTCGGCTTCGAAGGCAAGGCCTATCACGCGCGTGATTTCTATTGTTCGCAGATCCTTGCCAACATCCTCGGCGGCGGCATGTCTTCCCGCCTGTTCCAGGAAGTGCGCGAACATAGAGGCCTCTGTTATTCGGTCTACGCCTTCCATTGGGGCTTTTCCGATACCGGCATCTTCGGCGTCCATGCGGCAACGGGCGGAGAAAACCTGCCGGAATTGATGCCGGTGATCGTCGATGAATTGCGCAAGTCGTCCTTGAGCATCGATCAGCAGGAGATCGAACGTGCCCGCGCACAGATCCGGGCGCAATTGCTGATGGGCCAGGAAAGCCCGGCCGCGCGTGCGGGACAAATCGCACGGCAGATGATGCTGTACGGCCGGCCCATTCCTAATGAGGAGCTGATGGAACGCCTGTCGGGCATCACCATCGAGCGCCTGACCGACCTGGCCGGCCGCCTGTTCTTCGACACGGTTCCGACGTTGTCGGCCATCGGGCCGCTCGGGCAGCTCGCTCCCTTGAACGACATATTGTCCTCGCTGACCGCTAAGGCGGACGCGATACATGCTGCGGCGAGCTGA
- a CDS encoding winged helix-turn-helix domain-containing protein, with protein sequence MKEGPDIALIGSLIGDPARANMLTALMGGQALTPTELAAQAGITLQTASSHLAKLEAGGLLTQRKQGRHRYYALGEDEVGLMLESLMGFAAGRGLTRSRPGPKDPALRKARVCYNHLAGDYGVRMLDSLIAARQMEMTGDDALALTDAGRVRIESLGIDYAALRKSRRPICRTCLDWSERRSHLAGSLGEALLTLFIDKGWAKREQSSRAVRFTAPGEKAFLELFPR encoded by the coding sequence ATGAAGGAAGGTCCGGACATAGCTCTTATCGGCTCGTTGATCGGCGATCCTGCACGCGCGAACATGCTGACCGCTCTGATGGGCGGCCAGGCGCTGACGCCGACGGAGCTCGCAGCCCAGGCCGGCATCACGCTGCAGACCGCCAGTTCGCACCTGGCCAAGCTGGAGGCGGGCGGCTTGCTGACACAGCGCAAGCAGGGCCGGCACCGCTATTACGCGCTGGGCGAGGACGAGGTCGGCCTCATGCTCGAAAGCCTTATGGGTTTTGCCGCCGGGCGCGGCCTGACGCGCTCGCGGCCCGGACCGAAGGACCCGGCACTGCGCAAGGCACGCGTCTGCTACAACCATCTTGCCGGCGATTACGGCGTGCGCATGCTGGACAGCCTGATCGCCGCCCGGCAGATGGAAATGACGGGCGACGACGCTCTGGCCCTGACCGATGCCGGGCGTGTCCGCATCGAGTCGCTCGGGATCGACTACGCCGCGCTCAGGAAATCCAGGCGGCCGATCTGCCGCACCTGCCTCGACTGGAGCGAGCGACGGTCGCATCTCGCCGGCTCGCTCGGGGAGGCGTTGCTGACGCTCTTCATCGACAAGGGCTGGGCGAAACGGGAGCAGAGCAGCCGGGCGGTTCGCTTTACGGCGCCAGGCGAGAAGGCCTTTCTCGAGCTCTTCCCGCGGTGA
- a CDS encoding EAL domain-containing protein, with translation MPLTRKPLAWPAARLAAFLVALVVFALGLGGGVAHALEPVKISREDTALDLTATTEIYSGRGDAFQVSTAPGTDGIVRRIEVRSSTENHQGDWAVFALANVSEEQLERVIVAPHFRLVNSKLFWPDLGSQRILSITPSEGFALDRQPSEEADVFRITLNPGAVITFVAELTTPELPQIYLWQPDAYKDTVNAFTLYRGIVLGIAGLLAVFLTILFVVKGTSMLPATAALAWAVLAYICVDFGFLSKLITVTADDERIWRAGTEVFLAAGLVVFLFTYLNLNRWHQHLGYATLAWILGLGLLFGVAVYDPAIASGIARLSFALTATVGIVLIAYLGFNRYDRAILLVPAWLLILVWLFGAWLAVTGQLANDIVQPALGGGLVLIVLLIGFTVMQHAFSGGAYQLGLFSDLERQALALTGSGDTVWDWDVARDRVVTIPDISHQLGLSLGTMNGPVRNWVPRLHPDDRDRFRATLDVLLEHRRGRLNHEFRVRAEDGHYHWLSIRARPVLGANGEIIRCVGTINDITEQRNSVERLLHNALLDNLTGLPNRQVFLDRLQAILLMGDGSNSIRPTVLAIDIDRYKQVNDMLGIAAGDNVLIALTRRLRRLLRPQDTLARLGGDQFGLILMSERDPPKIADFADAVSKAIMVPLNYGNREINLTASIGLVSWLDQEQSAAGLLDDAELAMFRAKKAGGNRVEPFRPAFRTSGSDRLQLEADLKRAMERKELSLVYQPIVRLSDAEIAGFEALMRWEHPKRGNISPTEFIPIAENSDLINQLGLFAFDKATSDLAEWQAQTGDLPIFISINLSSAQLLNNELYDDMRAILSKSRCDPAQIKMELTESLVMENPEQARLVLEKLREAGLRLALDDFGTGHSSLSYLTRFPFDTIKIDKALVRDPSDKRAVILRSVITMARELDMRVVAEGIESEEDAIQLAQMGCDYGQSFLFGPPVGSESILRLLKERFPLMKRA, from the coding sequence ATGCCCCTGACCCGTAAGCCGCTCGCATGGCCAGCCGCAAGGCTGGCGGCGTTTCTGGTCGCACTCGTCGTTTTCGCCCTTGGTCTTGGCGGCGGCGTTGCGCATGCGCTCGAGCCGGTGAAGATCTCGCGCGAGGACACGGCGCTCGACCTTACCGCCACGACGGAGATCTACAGCGGCAGAGGCGATGCCTTTCAGGTTTCGACCGCTCCCGGCACGGACGGCATCGTCAGACGCATCGAAGTGCGTTCCAGCACGGAAAACCACCAGGGCGACTGGGCCGTGTTCGCGCTCGCGAATGTATCGGAAGAGCAGCTCGAACGCGTTATCGTCGCACCGCATTTCCGGCTCGTGAATTCGAAGCTCTTCTGGCCCGATCTCGGCTCGCAGCGAATACTCTCGATCACGCCGAGCGAGGGTTTTGCGCTGGACCGGCAACCGAGCGAAGAAGCGGATGTCTTCCGGATCACGCTCAATCCGGGTGCGGTCATCACTTTCGTTGCCGAACTCACCACGCCGGAGCTGCCACAGATCTATCTTTGGCAGCCGGACGCCTACAAGGATACCGTCAACGCCTTCACCCTGTACCGCGGTATCGTGCTCGGCATTGCCGGGCTGCTCGCGGTGTTCCTGACGATCCTTTTTGTCGTCAAGGGCACGTCGATGCTGCCGGCCACCGCCGCGCTCGCCTGGGCCGTGCTTGCCTATATCTGCGTCGATTTCGGCTTCCTTTCGAAGCTCATCACCGTGACTGCCGACGACGAGCGCATATGGCGAGCGGGCACGGAGGTGTTCCTCGCAGCCGGTCTCGTGGTCTTCCTGTTCACCTATCTCAATCTCAATCGCTGGCATCAGCATCTCGGCTACGCGACGCTCGCATGGATTCTCGGCCTCGGGCTGCTCTTCGGCGTCGCCGTCTACGATCCGGCGATCGCCTCCGGCATCGCCCGCCTGTCCTTCGCGCTGACGGCAACCGTCGGCATCGTGCTGATCGCCTATCTGGGCTTCAACCGTTATGACCGCGCGATCCTTCTCGTTCCCGCCTGGCTGTTGATCCTTGTGTGGCTGTTCGGCGCCTGGCTCGCGGTGACCGGTCAACTCGCCAACGACATCGTGCAGCCGGCACTCGGCGGCGGCCTCGTACTCATCGTGCTTCTGATCGGCTTCACCGTCATGCAGCACGCCTTTTCCGGCGGGGCCTATCAGCTCGGCCTGTTCTCCGATCTCGAGCGCCAGGCGCTGGCACTCACGGGATCAGGCGACACCGTCTGGGACTGGGACGTGGCGCGCGACCGGGTCGTTACCATTCCCGATATCTCGCACCAACTCGGGCTTTCGCTCGGAACGATGAACGGGCCGGTGCGCAATTGGGTGCCGCGGCTGCACCCCGACGACCGCGACCGTTTCCGCGCAACGCTCGACGTGCTGCTCGAGCATCGCCGCGGGCGGCTCAACCATGAATTCCGCGTGCGCGCCGAGGATGGCCATTATCATTGGCTCTCGATCCGGGCGCGCCCGGTGCTCGGCGCCAATGGCGAAATCATCCGATGCGTCGGAACCATCAACGACATCACCGAACAGCGCAATTCGGTCGAGCGGCTCCTGCACAACGCGCTTCTGGACAATCTGACCGGCCTGCCGAACAGACAGGTCTTTCTCGATCGCCTGCAGGCGATCCTCCTGATGGGCGACGGCAGCAACTCGATACGCCCGACCGTGCTTGCCATCGATATCGACCGCTACAAGCAGGTCAACGACATGCTGGGGATCGCCGCCGGCGACAACGTCCTCATCGCGCTGACGCGCCGCCTGCGCAGGCTTCTGCGCCCGCAGGACACGCTCGCGCGTCTCGGTGGCGACCAGTTCGGCTTGATCCTCATGTCCGAACGCGATCCGCCCAAGATCGCCGACTTCGCCGATGCGGTCAGCAAGGCGATCATGGTCCCGCTCAACTACGGAAATCGGGAGATCAACCTGACCGCTTCGATCGGCCTCGTCTCATGGCTCGATCAGGAGCAGAGCGCTGCTGGACTGCTCGACGATGCCGAGCTTGCGATGTTCCGCGCCAAGAAGGCGGGCGGCAACCGGGTCGAACCGTTCCGTCCGGCTTTCCGGACCTCCGGCTCGGACCGCCTACAGCTCGAAGCCGACCTGAAACGCGCCATGGAACGCAAGGAGCTTTCCCTCGTATACCAGCCCATCGTCCGCCTCAGCGATGCCGAAATCGCCGGCTTCGAAGCGCTCATGCGCTGGGAGCATCCGAAGCGCGGAAATATTTCGCCGACTGAATTCATCCCCATTGCGGAGAATTCCGACCTGATAAACCAGCTGGGTCTGTTCGCCTTCGACAAGGCCACGAGCGATCTTGCCGAGTGGCAGGCGCAGACCGGCGACCTGCCGATCTTCATCTCGATCAACCTGTCGAGCGCGCAGCTTCTGAACAACGAACTCTATGACGACATGCGCGCGATTCTCAGCAAGAGCCGCTGCGATCCGGCGCAGATCAAAATGGAACTGACGGAATCGCTTGTCATGGAGAACCCCGAGCAGGCCAGGCTCGTGCTTGAAAAGCTCCGCGAAGCCGGGCTGCGGCTTGCGCTCGACGATTTCGGCACCGGCCACTCGTCGCTCTCCTATCTCACCCGCTTCCCTTTCGACACGATCAAGATCGACAAGGCGCTGGTCCGCGATCCAAGCGACAAGCGCGCGGTCATCCTGCGCTCGGTGATCACGATGGCGCGCGAGCTCGACATGCGGGTGGTCGCGGAGGGAATCGAATCCGAGGAGGATGCGATCCAGCTCGCGCAGATGGGCTGCGACTACGGTCAGAGCTTCCTGTTCGGTCCGCCGGTGGGATCGGAATCGATCCTGAGGCTCCTGAAGGAGCGATTTCCGCTGATGAAGCGGGCGTGA
- a CDS encoding YqgE/AlgH family protein, translating into MAKNVLNTIRERGFLDGQFLIAMPGMFDTNFARTVIFVCAHSEDGAMGFILNRPQRLTFPDVLLHLQLLDPDEAIRLPSATREFQIQAGGPVETGRGFVLHSDDYLSDSSIPVSDDICLTATLDIVRAISRGEGPLKATMLLGYAGWGPGQLEAEITQNGWLTCPAQEELIFSRDLDEKYDRALALMGVSPAMLSTDSGHA; encoded by the coding sequence ATGGCGAAAAACGTGCTGAATACGATACGCGAACGTGGCTTCCTTGACGGTCAATTCCTGATCGCCATGCCCGGCATGTTCGACACCAATTTCGCCCGGACGGTCATCTTCGTCTGCGCCCATTCGGAAGACGGGGCGATGGGTTTCATCCTGAATCGTCCGCAGCGCCTGACCTTCCCGGATGTTCTGCTGCACCTGCAGCTTCTGGACCCGGATGAGGCCATCCGCCTGCCGTCGGCTACGCGCGAGTTCCAGATCCAGGCGGGAGGCCCCGTCGAGACCGGGCGCGGCTTCGTGTTGCATTCGGACGATTATCTGAGCGACTCCAGCATTCCCGTCAGTGATGACATCTGCCTGACGGCGACGCTCGACATCGTCAGGGCGATCTCGCGCGGCGAGGGACCTCTCAAGGCCACCATGCTGCTCGGCTATGCGGGATGGGGCCCAGGCCAGCTGGAGGCCGAAATCACCCAGAACGGCTGGCTGACCTGCCCTGCGCAGGAGGAGCTGATCTTCAGCCGGGACCTCGACGAGAAGTACGACAGAGCGCTGGCCCTGATGGGTGTCAGCCCGGCGATGCTCTCGACGGACTCAGGCCACGCTTGA
- the thrC gene encoding threonine synthase has protein sequence MTTVKYISTRGEAASLGFCDALLAGLARDGGLYLPMEWPALSKKEIRALRGKSYQEIAFTVLEPFTNGEIPAAKFREMIDEAYATFRHPAVAPLVQTGPNAFVMELFHGSTLAFKDVAMQLLARLMDYVLAERGERATIVGATSGDTGGAAIDAFAGRDRTDIFILFPQGKVSPVQQRQMTTSTASNVHAVAVKGNFDDCQNLVKAMFNDQAFRDRVKLSGVNSINWARIMAQIVYYFTTAVALGAPDRKISFTVPTGNFGDIFAGYVAKRMGLPIDKLIIATNENDILARTLKNGRYEMRDVKATTSPSMDIQISSNFERLIFEANERDPAEVRAAMASLRQSGSFTLGDAALKKIRKEFRAGRASEKDVAKTIRKTFDETGYLLDPHTAIGVFVAAKHEKNSAPMVTLATAHPAKFPAAVKSASGIDPALPTWLADLMTRAERFDILDPELKSVETFIGERTRVRE, from the coding sequence ATGACGACGGTGAAGTATATTTCGACACGGGGAGAAGCGGCCTCTCTCGGTTTTTGCGATGCTCTTCTGGCGGGACTTGCCCGCGACGGCGGACTTTACCTGCCGATGGAATGGCCGGCGCTCTCGAAAAAAGAGATCCGGGCGCTGCGCGGCAAATCCTATCAGGAGATCGCCTTCACCGTTCTCGAACCCTTCACCAATGGCGAAATCCCGGCGGCCAAGTTCCGCGAGATGATCGACGAGGCCTACGCCACTTTCCGTCATCCGGCCGTAGCACCCCTGGTCCAGACCGGACCGAACGCTTTCGTGATGGAGCTCTTTCACGGTTCGACGCTCGCCTTCAAGGACGTCGCCATGCAGTTGCTCGCCCGGCTGATGGACTATGTCCTTGCCGAACGGGGTGAGCGGGCGACGATCGTGGGAGCGACTTCCGGCGATACCGGCGGCGCCGCGATCGACGCCTTCGCCGGCCGCGATCGCACCGATATCTTCATCCTCTTTCCGCAGGGCAAAGTGTCGCCGGTGCAGCAAAGACAGATGACCACGTCCACGGCATCGAACGTGCACGCGGTCGCCGTCAAGGGCAATTTCGACGATTGCCAGAACCTGGTCAAAGCCATGTTCAACGACCAGGCCTTCCGCGACCGCGTGAAGCTTTCCGGCGTCAATTCGATCAACTGGGCGCGTATCATGGCTCAGATCGTCTACTACTTTACGACGGCGGTCGCTCTCGGCGCGCCTGACCGGAAGATCTCCTTCACCGTGCCGACCGGCAATTTCGGCGATATTTTCGCAGGCTACGTCGCCAAGCGCATGGGTCTGCCGATCGACAAGCTGATCATCGCCACCAACGAAAACGACATTCTGGCGCGCACCCTGAAGAACGGCCGCTACGAGATGCGCGACGTCAAGGCGACGACCTCGCCTTCGATGGACATCCAGATCTCGTCCAACTTCGAAAGGCTCATCTTCGAGGCGAACGAGCGCGATCCGGCGGAAGTCCGCGCAGCCATGGCGAGCCTCAGGCAATCCGGCTCGTTCACGCTCGGCGACGCAGCGCTGAAAAAAATCCGCAAGGAATTTCGCGCGGGCCGCGCCTCGGAGAAAGATGTGGCGAAGACGATCCGCAAGACCTTCGACGAAACCGGCTATCTCCTTGATCCGCATACGGCAATCGGCGTTTTCGTGGCAGCCAAGCACGAGAAGAACTCCGCCCCGATGGTCACCCTTGCGACTGCCCATCCGGCAAAATTTCCCGCCGCAGTAAAATCGGCAAGTGGTATTGACCCCGCGCTTCCGACGTGGCTTGCTGATCTCATGACTAGGGCGGAGCGTTTCGACATCCTGGATCCGGAGCTCAAGAGCGTCGAAACCTTCATCGGCGAGCGTACCCGCGTTCGGGAATAG
- a CDS encoding HAD family hydrolase, which translates to MTGIDLIIFDCDGVLVDSEIIASEVEAGLLTEAGYPISIEEMSERFSGMTWRDTLLAVEKEASIPLSASLIDKVDAILDMRLARDVKIIEGVRPALMQLTLPHCICSNSTSKRLAMMLGKVGIKDHFGKHIYSARDLGPDRVKPKPDIFLHGAAQFGVDPARVLVIEDSVHGIHGARAAGMRVVGFTGGSHTFAAHADKLTEAGAETVISRMAALPGVIAALAEWSESMTA; encoded by the coding sequence ATGACGGGTATCGACCTCATCATCTTCGACTGCGACGGCGTGCTCGTCGATTCGGAAATCATCGCCTCGGAAGTCGAGGCCGGACTGCTGACGGAAGCGGGCTATCCGATCAGCATCGAGGAAATGTCCGAACGCTTTTCCGGCATGACCTGGCGCGACACGTTGCTGGCGGTCGAGAAGGAAGCAAGCATTCCGCTCTCCGCCTCCCTGATCGACAAGGTCGATGCCATTCTCGACATGCGGCTTGCCCGCGACGTCAAGATCATCGAAGGCGTGCGGCCGGCACTCATGCAACTGACGCTTCCGCATTGCATCTGCTCCAACTCCACTTCCAAACGGCTTGCGATGATGCTCGGCAAAGTCGGAATCAAGGATCATTTCGGCAAGCACATCTATTCCGCGCGCGATCTCGGGCCGGATCGCGTCAAGCCGAAGCCGGACATCTTCCTGCATGGGGCCGCACAGTTCGGCGTCGATCCGGCACGCGTTCTTGTCATCGAAGACTCGGTTCACGGCATTCATGGCGCCCGCGCGGCGGGCATGCGCGTCGTCGGTTTTACCGGCGGTTCGCATACGTTCGCAGCCCATGCGGACAAGCTGACGGAAGCCGGTGCCGAAACGGTCATCTCGCGAATGGCGGCGCTTCCCGGAGTAATCGCCGCGCTCGCGGAATGGTCGGAGTCCATGACGGCTTAG
- a CDS encoding GNAT family N-acetyltransferase: MTRSVFRFLSRQPDTVEIASQHYLLRLPRYADYRQWYRLRSESRAFLEPWEPTWRADEMTEGAFRSRVNRNEQEFASGQAVPLFLFHRPDETLLGGLTIGHIRRGAAQNCMIGYWMGQKHAGQGHMYEALKLTIPYIFTGLELHRIEAACIPENARSIRLLEKAGFEREGYLRQYLKINGQWRDHLMFSLLSVDAVPNRNLPL; encoded by the coding sequence ATGACAAGATCGGTTTTTCGGTTCCTTTCGCGGCAGCCGGATACGGTCGAGATCGCCAGCCAGCATTACCTGCTCCGCCTCCCCCGCTACGCCGACTACCGGCAATGGTATCGGTTGCGCAGCGAAAGCCGCGCCTTCCTGGAGCCGTGGGAGCCTACCTGGCGCGCCGACGAAATGACCGAAGGCGCCTTTCGCAGCCGCGTCAATCGCAACGAGCAGGAATTTGCGTCCGGTCAGGCCGTACCGCTCTTCCTCTTCCACAGGCCGGACGAAACGCTGCTTGGCGGTCTCACCATCGGTCATATCCGCCGCGGTGCTGCGCAGAACTGCATGATCGGCTACTGGATGGGCCAGAAACATGCCGGACAGGGCCATATGTACGAGGCCTTGAAGCTGACGATCCCCTACATCTTCACGGGGCTCGAGTTGCACCGTATCGAAGCAGCCTGTATTCCAGAAAACGCTCGGAGCATCCGGCTCCTTGAAAAGGCCGGCTTTGAGCGTGAAGGCTATTTGAGACAGTATTTGAAGATAAACGGGCAGTGGCGGGACCATTTGATGTTTTCGCTCCTCTCCGTCGATGCCGTACCCAACAGGAATTTGCCCCTTTGA